GCAAGCAACGGTGAAGGAGCGATCGCCCTCGATGGTGCCCCGCGAGTTCGTCCTCGCGCCGGGCGGTTGGAATCCAACAGTGTGGCTGTTTTTAACCTCAGTCGCAATCTTTGCGGCCTCAGTGGGCGGTTACTGGTTGTGGGACTGGCCGAAGTGGTGGTGTTTCTGGATCGACACACTTGCACTCCACCTGGCCGGGACGGTCATCCACGATGCTTGCCATCGCGCGGCACACCGCAATCCAATTTTGAATGCCGCGCTCGGGCACGGCAGTGCCCTGGTGTTGGGGTTCGTCTATCCTGTGTTTACGCGGGTGCACTTGCAGCATCATGCCCACGTGAACGACCCGGAAAACGATCCCGATCATTACGTATCGCGGGGCGGTCCGCTATTGTTCATTCCCGCTCGGTTCTTCTACCACGAGATCTTTTTCTTCAAGCGCCGACTCTGGCGGAATTACGAGCTGTTAGAATGGGCGCTCTGTCGCGGGTTTATTGCAGCGCTCGTGATACTTTCGTTGCACTACAACTTTTTTTCTTATCTGTTGAACTACTGGCTTTCGCCAGCGCTCGTAGTGGGATGGACGTTGGGCTTATTTTTTGACTATTTGCCGCACCGTCCGTTCGCGGAGCGCGATCGCTGGAAGAACGCGCGCGTCTACCCGAGCCGCATTCTGAACCTGCTGATTCTGGGGCAGAACTACCACCTCGTTCACCATCTCTGGCCAGCGATTCCCTGGTACAAATACGAACCTGCTTACCATGCCACGCGCCATATTCTCGACGAAAAAGGTTCGCCGCAATGCGCGGGTCTGTTGCAATCGAGCAAGGACTTCTGGGGCTTTGTCTACGACGTTTTTATCGGCATATATTGGCACAAGGCGACGCAGAGCAAACCGGTTGACGAACCTGCTGGCGATCCCGAGCAGACTACTGCCGAGTAATGTTATCCATCTTTAGTTACTTTAGGGGGGCATAAAATTGCGCTCTTTTCTCCCTCTATTTTCATAAAGATGTTGGACCCTAATCGAACGAACGAAGATATGTCGTTCGAGCTATTCTCTGCTCGTAGTAGTTAATAGGTCTATACTAAATCAAAGAATTTTTCCGACAGATAGGTCGTCGAGATTTCCTTGATAATGTTGCAGTCAACCGCTTGGCGTGGTTTGTAGCGCGCACGTTCCTCTGGTGATGCACGCGGGGCATATGAGTTTGCTCGGGGTGGCAGCTGTCAAAGCACACCCTGATGCAGGCGCAGCGCTCGAGTGGTGTTTGGAGTCAATCCAGCAGACCGCGATCTTGCATGACGCCGAGCAACCAATTTGCAACAGTGGCGCGGCGGGTTTCTCGCGGCCCGAATTCACCGATCTTATAGCCCTTAAAGCCGAGCTTTTCCTTGAGCAACTGTTTGTTCGGCTTGGGGATCGATCGCGTTAGTCGTACAGTCGCCGGACGGCTCTCGATAAAGTTAGGTGGTTTGGGAAACGCTTCGCTCCACTCTGGATCGACGTTCGCTGCGTCCCACATTCGGGTCGTGTTGTCGTAGCGATAGCCCAAGGACTCCCAGACCAGTTGGTTGACCGTGGCGTCGTCGAGGTTTTGGTTGATAATCGCCCAGATTGTATCGGTTGTAAGCGGCGGTAATTCGGACATAGCAACGATGGCGTGCGGAGGTGGAATGAATCGATAGACTTTTGGAGACCGATCTTTTGCTTGGAAGGCTAACAGATCCAGATGCACCTTGCACTGGAGGTCAGCGATCGCTAGCTAGCTTTGCCAGGCATTCCTCTGCAAGTTTAATGAATGCGCGCGACCCAGCAGAACTCGGCGTTGCCACCACAGCAGGCGTGAACATGTCCACTGCTTTCGCGATATTAACGTCCATCGGAATGCGATTGTCGAAAACCTGATGCGGTTCGAAGTCGCTTTCGATGCGATTCATAACCTGCTTGTAGTAGCGGCCGAGAATGCCGCTGCCAGACAGGATAAACACGATACCGAGCAAGCTCAACTTCCGGATACCCTCGTGTTCGTCGCCGCGTTCTTTCTTGAGGCGGGCTATACGCCGCTCCAACAGCTGGATACCCACCAATGACAGCGGTTCCGGTCGAGCCGGCAGCAAATAATAATCGCTGGCAACGATAGCGCTGCGCGTAAGCAAGTTGTAGCCCGGAGAGCAGTCCATGATAATAAAGTCATAATCGTTGCGAACGGAGTCCAGAATCGTGTGGACGAGCTCGATCTCGAAGCACGCCCAGGTGCGATCGAAATCGACGCCATCGGACGCGATCGCCTCTTCGTGCAACATCTTCGAAACAAGATACTCATCGTATAACTCGATGTCTCCCGGCAGTAGCTCCAGCCCGCTGATGCCACAAACTTGCGAACAAACTAAGTCGGGGGTTGAAAACTTGCGGCGGACGTTCGGGCGCACCACTTTGTCGATCAAATAAGCGAGTGTTTGTCGCGATCGCCGGACTTTTGCAAAGTCTTGAGGCGGCATCAAACTTAGCGTGGCACTGATCTGCGAGTCGAGATCGACCACGAGCACGCGCTTGCGATGATGCTGTGCCAAACAGGTCGCCAGATTAACTGTCAGCGTGGTTTTCCCAACCCCACCTTTCATGTTGACGGTACTGATAATGACTGCCATACCCGCGTGTGTCTCCGTTCTCAAAGCTGGGACAAAAAGCCCGCATCAACTAAAATCAGTTCAAATGAACCAGCCAGTGTGGCGATCGATTCGCAGTCGGGCGGTCGCATGCCTAGTACTCCCGAATGCCTCTAGAGGTTAGCACCGACGATCGCGCGCGCCATTCATCGCCGTGCTATCTCACGACCGCCTCAATGACCGTCGGTTGCCAGCTGCGCTAGTTGCTTCAATTGCCCGCTCGTCCAGCACTTGCCAAACGACCTGCAGCAATTCGTCCAGCCCAGCGTGCGTTGCAGCCGACACCGCCAGCGACACTTTGCCGGTCAGCACCTGCAGCTCTGCGAGCGCGCGATCGCGAGCTGTATCTTCAACGGCATCGAGTTTGTTGAGCGCCAAAATCTGCGGGCGTTCGTTTAACCCGTGTCCGTAGGCATTCAGCTCCTGCTGGATAGTTTGGTAATCGGCGATCGGATCGGCGGCTGACACGTCTACGAGGTGGATCAAAATGCGCGTTCGCTCCACATGTCGGAGAAACTCGTTCCCCAATCCGACACCTTGGTGGGCGCCAGCGATCAACCCCGGAATGTCGGCGAAGACCGTGCCGTCGCCCGTAGGTTTGCGAACGATGCCCAGGTTGGGCACCAGGGTGGTAAACGGATAGTTGGCAATTTTCGGACGCGCCGACGATAGCGCGGCAATTAACGTCGACTTCCCCGCATTGGGCAAACCGATAATGCCGACTTCCGCGAGTAACTTCAGCTCCAAGCGCAAGTGACGGGTTTCGCCCGGTTGCCCCGGTAGTGCGTGCTCCGGAGCTCGATTGCGGTTACTGAGAAAATGTTTGTTGCCGAGTCCGCCCTTACCGCCCGCGGCCACGCACAGGCACTGGTCGGGCTCGGTAAGGTCGCCAAGTACTTCGTCAGTGTCGGCATCGTAGGCAATCGTACCGCAAGGTACGGCAATGATGCGATCGCGCCCGTTAGCGCCGGTGCGGTTGGATGGACCGCCGCGATGTCCGTTTTCAGCGGTAAAGCGGTGGGCGTACTTGTAATCCAGCAGCGTTTGTAGGTCTGTTTGCGCGCGGAGAACAACCGAGCCCCCGCGCCCGCCATTACCGCCCGCCGGACCGCCGGCGGGAACGTATTTCTCGCGGCGAAAGGCGACGATTCCATCACCGCCTTTGCCTGCTTCGACCTCAATTTCGGCCAGGTCGATAAATTGCATAGGGTGCAGTTAGATTCGGAGAAGTTCGCGGACATTTCAAGGGTGCGATCGCCGTCGGTAGCGGTCGACCGAGGGCGCGGGCGCTGGCAGTGGTTGGCCGCTAGAGATACGGCGTCACATCTTCCTGACAGTCGTCAGCTAAGTACGACAGCGCCCGAAATCTTAACCCTACGAGTTGGTCGTAAAGCGGATTGAGCTTGCATAGCGGTGGGATATGCACGACCTTGCGGCCGAACAGCTTCACGTCGCGCTCGAACGGACATTGAGAGGGGATCATCTTAGCCAAAAATCTAGCCACGCGAGGATCGTGGACCTCCATGCCATCGAGCCAATCCTTGACTGGGTTCAGGATGTCCGAGTGCGGGTGAGGTGACACCCCCGGTCCGAACCCGTCGCCGGCGCCCGGTTGCACGGCAACACCGATCGGCTCGCCCGTTTCTGCCTCGCAGAGAGTATGCTCCAAAGACTTCAGTGCACGCATGTCTAAGTCCAGCGCGCGTCCGAATTGTCCGAGAATATTGGCTTCGGCTTGGGAATAAATACCATCGGCGATCGCCACCATAACCGCCGTCCGCATAAAGTTCTCGGCAAGATTTCGATCTCCGGCAAACACGGTCGCCAACTCTTCCGGCGAGATCGGGTTGAGGTCGCCGAGGTCGGCCGTCGGCGCGAGCTGCGACTGGGTAAGCTCCGCGATCGCGGCCTTTTCCGACTCGGCAAAGTCGCCGTCGGACCAGGCAATCGTCAGCAGGCCGCGCAGCCAAGTTGCAATTTGCTTGTTGCTGTAGATGGGTTTCGTAGTCGAAGTTGTCGTCATCGCAACGCGCCCTCACTGCGGCATTCTGAGCGGATAGACTCCGGGGAGAAGCCCGCCAGATTGCCGAGCCTCTCAAGAGTTTCCGAGAGTTTTGCAAAACAGTTGGATAGCCTGGGGTTTGAGCCAGCAATCATGCGAGCTGTCAACCGTACCTGCATCCGACAGAGCGTAGTGGTATTAATTAGCGGGGAAGACACCGCCAATACACATCGCAATCTTTACCCTGCAAAATCCCACCCAACATCTTAACAACTGACTGTTGGACAACTTGCTGCTGGACAGCTCAACATTGTATTGCTAAGCACAGCTTGCCGCTAACTCGGCTGCAGAACCCGATTGTTTTGGTCCGCCACTTCGTGCATCAACTCTCCACTAACTTCGGCCGCAAAGGATGCTCCTCTATCGATCGGACGTTGGAAACACGCGACTCGCTTTAGACATGTGAGTTCGGGCTGGGAGACTCTTCTGAACCATTTCAACATAGGATTAAGGGTTTGGAACTTGCTAAGGCTGGGGATCGCTAGGTAGCTGAAGGGGGCATGAGAGTGCTGGCTTATCCCAACTCACGTTTGAAAGTAATGCCAGCCCGGCATCCAGCGCCAAAGATTAAGGCTGCACTCCCGGTGGTTCGTCCGCATTTGCAGTCAGAATGCAATGCTGTGACCTGCTAGCTGCTTGCGTTGCGATCGCTCGATTTGTAGTCGCCGGATTTCCCGCCGGACTTTTCCAGCAATCGGATGCGGCCGATTTGCACGGATTTTTCCAGCGCCTTGACCATGTCGTATAACGTCAGAGCTGCGATTGAGACGGCTGTCAGCGCCTCCATCTCCACACCAGTTTCAGCCGTAGTCGTCACCGTTGCGCGAATTTGGTAGCCCGGAAGCCCTGGATCGGCATCGAGCCGAACGTCAATCATTTGAAGCGGTAGCAGATGACATAGCGGAATCAAATTGGCCGTCTGCTTGGCTGCCATGATGCCAGCCAAGCGTGCCGTCCCCAGCACATCGCCCTTCGGTGCATCTCCTGCGGCGATCGCCGCGAGGGTCTCCGGGCGCATCTGCACTTCCCCAGCTGCAATTGCCGTCCGTCGAGTTGCTGCCTTCGCGGAAACGTCTACCATTCGGGCAGCACCCTCACGATCGAGGTGGGTAAGCAATTGTTGGTCGGATTGTCTCATTACAAAAACCTGTGTTAATATTATGAACCGTTGCATCGATAGAACGGCGATAGGGGCTTGTAGCTCAGTGGACTAGAGCACGTGGCTACGGACCACGGTGTCGGAGGTTCGAATCCTTCCAGGCCCGCTTTCCAGAAACACAGAATAAGTAAACTGGGACATCACTCGACTGCTAAAATTCCCAAATTTTTTTCGTGGTCAAATTCTGAATTTTCGAGTAGGACGTCATGGCATGAGGAATATCCACGCCTCATGCTTTAAGACAGATCGCTCAAGTTCGTTGCCGATCGAACAAATGGGGGCTTGCACAAGGGACAAGGGTGTTTTAGCTCGAGAGCCTAAGCGAGTGGGGTGTGGATGGGAATTGCTGCTTAGCTCCATCCTATCGATAAGAACACAAACCCCTAAACACCTTCTGCACCGAGCAGTCAAGCGGTTCAGTTGCGTGAGGCGGGTATATTTATAGCCGGATTTTAGGATGTTTTTTGAAATCGCACGGCGACTTACTGCTTTTGCCAAATTGGCGGTTGCGCGAGGAGAAGGACCCCGACACGGCAAAGAGCTGCCCGACTTGTTGCACTGGCCGTTGGCACGTATAAGATTTTGCCTGCGGGTGTTTGCAAAATGCGGGACTGTTGGACGATCGTTACTGTTGCCGTTTTAGTTTTTTATTTGGGCGCACACTATGTTTTTTTGTGAAGAATCGACACCTAAGAGTGCGTGCGATCGCGGGACTGTTCTGACCCAAAGATCTTCAGCAAATATTCCGCCAAGGGTATCTTCAGATTTTTGCGAGCTCGCTCTATATTTCCATGGTAGCGAATGACACATCACAGCTCGTCCCGTTCCAGGTCACTTCAGTTTGTTGGTTAAGCTCGAATAATGTGATTGTGGTTCTGCTGCAATGGGGTTATGAAGGCAAGAAGACTACCGTCGGTCAGGATGCGCTCTCGTAGCAAGCAGGATGTGGTAGTTCCCTATCCGCTAATTTTGCTTGTTGGAGTGGTAGCCTTGATGTTCGCGGGTGGAGCGCCAATTACCTTCGGAGGGCTACCACCATCGATTGTCTTTGGGGCACTTCAAGACGGTCAGGTCCGTAAAGCGCTGTTCAGTGCCGACAGCGCAAGCTTGCAACAGCGCCTCAAGGAAATGGAGGTCGATAAGCAAGTAGATGATTATTACAGCGACCGCATTAATGACTCGCGCGATCGCGAGCTATACACCGATCAGATTTTTTACAACTACACCGGCTACCACAACGAAGAGCTTGAGGAGACGAACAGCGGCAACCTTATTTGGAATGACAAGTAGCTTGCAAGCCTCTGCTTGCAAGCTACGACATTTAGAGAACACCCTCTCTTGCCGCATTAATCACTGCCCTAGCTTCCGTCACGAAGCACTAACGTCATAATCGCTTCAGATGTAAGTGCGGATCTGGCGTGCGCTTCTAAGCAAA
The sequence above is drawn from the Rubidibacter lacunae KORDI 51-2 genome and encodes:
- a CDS encoding Mo-dependent nitrogenase C-terminal domain-containing protein, producing MTTTSTTKPIYSNKQIATWLRGLLTIAWSDGDFAESEKAAIAELTQSQLAPTADLGDLNPISPEELATVFAGDRNLAENFMRTAVMVAIADGIYSQAEANILGQFGRALDLDMRALKSLEHTLCEAETGEPIGVAVQPGAGDGFGPGVSPHPHSDILNPVKDWLDGMEVHDPRVARFLAKMIPSQCPFERDVKLFGRKVVHIPPLCKLNPLYDQLVGLRFRALSYLADDCQEDVTPYL
- the obgE gene encoding GTPase ObgE; the encoded protein is MQFIDLAEIEVEAGKGGDGIVAFRREKYVPAGGPAGGNGGRGGSVVLRAQTDLQTLLDYKYAHRFTAENGHRGGPSNRTGANGRDRIIAVPCGTIAYDADTDEVLGDLTEPDQCLCVAAGGKGGLGNKHFLSNRNRAPEHALPGQPGETRHLRLELKLLAEVGIIGLPNAGKSTLIAALSSARPKIANYPFTTLVPNLGIVRKPTGDGTVFADIPGLIAGAHQGVGLGNEFLRHVERTRILIHLVDVSAADPIADYQTIQQELNAYGHGLNERPQILALNKLDAVEDTARDRALAELQVLTGKVSLAVSAATHAGLDELLQVVWQVLDERAIEATSAAGNRRSLRRS
- the moaC gene encoding cyclic pyranopterin monophosphate synthase MoaC; translation: MRQSDQQLLTHLDREGAARMVDVSAKAATRRTAIAAGEVQMRPETLAAIAAGDAPKGDVLGTARLAGIMAAKQTANLIPLCHLLPLQMIDVRLDADPGLPGYQIRATVTTTAETGVEMEALTAVSIAALTLYDMVKALEKSVQIGRIRLLEKSGGKSGDYKSSDRNASS
- a CDS encoding ParA family protein — encoded protein: MAVIISTVNMKGGVGKTTLTVNLATCLAQHHRKRVLVVDLDSQISATLSLMPPQDFAKVRRSRQTLAYLIDKVVRPNVRRKFSTPDLVCSQVCGISGLELLPGDIELYDEYLVSKMLHEEAIASDGVDFDRTWACFEIELVHTILDSVRNDYDFIIMDCSPGYNLLTRSAIVASDYYLLPARPEPLSLVGIQLLERRIARLKKERGDEHEGIRKLSLLGIVFILSGSGILGRYYKQVMNRIESDFEPHQVFDNRIPMDVNIAKAVDMFTPAVVATPSSAGSRAFIKLAEECLAKLASDR
- the crtR gene encoding beta-carotene hydroxylase, coding for MQVASVQATVKERSPSMVPREFVLAPGGWNPTVWLFLTSVAIFAASVGGYWLWDWPKWWCFWIDTLALHLAGTVIHDACHRAAHRNPILNAALGHGSALVLGFVYPVFTRVHLQHHAHVNDPENDPDHYVSRGGPLLFIPARFFYHEIFFFKRRLWRNYELLEWALCRGFIAALVILSLHYNFFSYLLNYWLSPALVVGWTLGLFFDYLPHRPFAERDRWKNARVYPSRILNLLILGQNYHLVHHLWPAIPWYKYEPAYHATRHILDEKGSPQCAGLLQSSKDFWGFVYDVFIGIYWHKATQSKPVDEPAGDPEQTTAE
- a CDS encoding DUF1823 family protein, producing MSELPPLTTDTIWAIINQNLDDATVNQLVWESLGYRYDNTTRMWDAANVDPEWSEAFPKPPNFIESRPATVRLTRSIPKPNKQLLKEKLGFKGYKIGEFGPRETRRATVANWLLGVMQDRGLLD